The following coding sequences lie in one Haloterrigena sp. KLK7 genomic window:
- a CDS encoding SPW repeat protein produces the protein MDPTTKLTVAGNGVLGCWLIAAPFVLGTPAVGRWNDVIVGAAVILVAGYNYARAVRRRPVSATGAGLIAVLGLWLVVAPFALGLEGVALWNDVVSGTLMASFGSYNAYVAGTTPAFRATAQ, from the coding sequence ATGGACCCAACGACGAAGTTGACAGTAGCCGGTAACGGTGTGCTCGGCTGCTGGTTGATCGCGGCTCCGTTCGTTCTCGGTACGCCAGCGGTCGGTCGCTGGAACGACGTCATTGTCGGCGCTGCGGTCATCCTCGTTGCCGGCTATAACTATGCTAGGGCAGTCAGACGGCGACCTGTAAGCGCGACCGGCGCGGGTCTTATCGCGGTCCTCGGACTCTGGCTCGTCGTCGCGCCGTTTGCACTCGGTCTCGAGGGCGTGGCGCTGTGGAACGACGTCGTCTCGGGCACGCTCATGGCGAGTTTCGGGAGCTACAACGCGTACGTCGCTGGCACTACCCCGGCCTTTCGAGCGACTGCCCAATAG
- a CDS encoding trehalase-like domain-containing protein, with product MTRNERVIDNRRSIRADGDPTFLVIMQYKPLEEYSVIGGNTVALVGRDGSIDWCPFSHIESPSVFTALLDADRGGHFAVRPMQSFEFIQQYRDRTNVLETTFRTTSGDATVTDFVPVAEFDNNRDELLVGWPTLKSILGNRLIPRWLDHYLASSGYNSQQTDELVDPDRQHNLHEPLADDYGAHGPFDEQDHNRSCQLWMSMHRRILALITGFVVVVMGIVLGQRLLPLDSDTETETSDSTITYGSP from the coding sequence GTGACTAGAAATGAACGGGTTATCGACAATCGGCGATCGATTCGTGCGGACGGCGATCCAACCTTCCTGGTGATCATGCAGTACAAACCCCTCGAGGAATACAGCGTAATTGGTGGGAACACGGTCGCGTTAGTCGGTCGTGACGGTTCGATCGACTGGTGTCCGTTCTCGCATATTGAGTCGCCGAGCGTCTTCACCGCGCTGCTCGATGCCGACCGCGGCGGCCACTTCGCTGTGCGGCCGATGCAGTCGTTCGAATTCATCCAGCAGTATCGCGACCGCACCAACGTCCTCGAGACGACGTTCCGGACCACCAGTGGAGATGCAACAGTGACGGATTTCGTGCCTGTCGCCGAGTTCGATAACAATCGGGACGAACTGTTGGTTGGCTGGCCTACGCTGAAGTCGATCCTTGGTAACCGACTAATTCCGCGTTGGCTCGATCACTACCTGGCAAGTAGTGGATATAACTCCCAGCAAACCGACGAGTTGGTAGACCCTGATAGACAACACAATCTTCACGAGCCACTTGCGGACGATTACGGCGCACACGGTCCGTTTGATGAGCAGGACCACAACCGAAGTTGTCAGCTCTGGATGTCGATGCATCGGCGAATACTTGCCTTGATTACTGGTTTTGTAGTAGTGGTCATGGGCATAGTCCTCGGTCAACGCCTTCTCCCCCTCGACAGTGATACAGAGACAGAAACCAGTGACAGCACGATAACATACGGATCACCATAG